The nucleotide sequence AGTCATAGGAGTAGGAACAATCCTTATTTCGGAGCGGGAATGTTTTCCGGCACAACTTACACTTTAAAGTGAACAACACATCGCCGCCAGTTGCTGTAGTATCATGTTCGTTGGTGTTGAATATGTTTGACatatttttgtgaatattttcaaacactgATCTATCCAACGACCGTTGAAAATACGGATTCTCGTCCCACAGTTGAAATATCTTattaaatttggaaattatatTTCTTACCAACTCGGAATTCATCATTCCGGAAACGTCACCCCTCTGATTCTGTTGCAAATActgcaacttttcaaaatattcatcgaTGTAATCGTTAATTGCAGTTTCTTTGGTACCTTGTTCTTTGGAGCGTTTTCGAGTAGTTCCACAATCCCTTGAATTACTGAGATCTTCGGTGTTTCTTCTTTTACAATTATTCTGATCCATGTCTGAGAAATATTAGATTTGTCGGCTTACGCGTATGATTCAGGTTCCACTTCCACAGGGCAGTTCGTTTTTCGTCACTTGGTCGGCTGTTAGATGCAAGTATGAAGCAATACTGATAAAACGTAGAATGGTAAAATAATTGTTGCAATACAAAAACAGAGTCAGTTCCGAACACAATAATTACCCCAGATCGTCAAGTAAGAAAAGCAATCACACAACCGAACACATTAAATGCAAACGACTCAGATTACTTTTGAAATATACGCATCATAAAACGCAAATCATACCATCTACCCTTAACCGTGTCGGCAACTAGTAGTAGTAGTATCGTAATCGTAGTATTCGTAACAAGTAGTGAAACAAAGCAATCAAAGACTAACTGACCAATCACAACATTTCAATTCAGACAATCGGATCGAATCACGTGTGCAACTAAGCAAACCAACTACAAGCATTTTCTTTCTGTCTCATGATTTGCGCGCGTTTCACCATCCTTTCTTTGCAGTTTTgaaatgaagagaaaattatcagggaaaaaattcgttgaatttAGAGCCGAGATGAATTTTAAGATTTACATAAGTGACTAATTGACAGATgaacgattttgaaaagaagtttTTTATCGTAGCTTCATGCTTAACTTAGCTTAACTGCTCGAGAGCGAGACCGAGACCACGAGACTCGAGAGTCGACCGACCGACGTCTGAACAGTGAACATAACCGGATACATCATGAACAATCTGTAGACGAAAAGGTTGCCTATCCTCTCATTGAAGGGGCAAATGGTTGTTGAAATCGTTCTGAACAATAATCGGTTCATTGTGACATAGTTCCATATCATTAGAATATAAGTACATGTTGATAAATTAGTCCCTTCAAAGctttattaaatgaaaatttcaccagaaattatttcGCTGTTGGCACTGGCAGCAAACAATAACATTTGAAGTGAATAGAAACGCCGCACCGTTCCCTGCAGCGTAACAAGCAAGTAAGTATAATGTAATGTACTTACAAAATATTAAAGAAATTTGACTTccgaaatagattttttttaaaaaccttgtTTGTGTAAGAACGGCAGCACATTCtatcactcaaaattttcatttttacctcaGTGGTAAATTTTTCAGACCCTGAAAATATCTATTGAACCTGATTCGAGTTAAAATCGTGATTAATAAGTACACACTTTTGCATATATTTAGTACTTGGGaggttttaaataaaaaagtttcCACATATATTACAAAACGGCACCTATCTTagtaattataaaaatgaaaaccatcATTCAATAACGtacaaaatcacattttactttcaaaaattacacgagaacaaaataacaaaatcgTAGTAATAACATGATTAATTGGAATATTTCATATCGAACAGAACGTACGAGTAACAAAAACCTTATAAATCAGGATCTTTGAGAACGTAAAGGtaacaaaatgaatttctctaatacaataagtaagtacaaaaatattacaaatacaaaatagaaaaaaaataataatttagtaATAGTTCGCTTTTAAGCTACGTAcaagatcaattttcaatcccATGACCAGAGAGATCATTAAAATAgtaacatgaaattttaattaggtacttttaCATCACACTCCAcaaatcaacatttcaaaacaaCTTCGAACTGTCGTCATCATTACCAAAATAAACCAATTTCATTATCGAAAGTAAGAAGTCAATAATAAATCACAAACGATACGCATGGCGTCGAAAAATGATCTCAGTTAGACTCAATAACATTTACAAACgacataataataaaaaaaatttacaagtaggtacattttgaatgaagaatagactcgaaaaaataatattaagcTACACGGTAAAGGaacattgatttttaataaaattaataattataataacaAGTAATAACATTAAGTAAGGAAGACTGATGAATAATTATTCCGATGAACTCTCATCATTGGGGGAAAACAACACGTGTCTgctcataaattcaaaaaatgctctgaaAGCAGACTTTTGGACATCGGTGGTGGAAGTGTTGGTGTTGGAGAAACATCTCGATAGTAACCATCATGATGAACGTGTAAATGTTTTCGTTTGCCGGTATTCGGCATCGTTGATTGAGCAAAGTTCATGGAACTGATGCTGTAAGGTATATATTGAGGAGCCATTGGTTTTAGGTGATGGCCGTGTCCGATAGTAGAATAACCTATTGCGAAAAGGAAACCATATATGTATTAGTGCAAAGCAACTACCTCCATTTCAAAACTATACATACATCAAGGGGCAAACGCCTTGATTGTACACTAATGCAAGTAGGGCAAGGGAGTGGGTACTGGGAGAAACCCGAATCAAGTTCTATAGGTACCTTCATAAGCATTTCCATATAACTTTTGCGAAAGTAAATCTTTGGTGCTGTGTCGCCTTTGCAACTCATAATCGCCATTTTCGATGAATGGATAGTTGATATCTTCTATAATGTATGGTACATCAGTCTGATCATCAGTCTGAAATATacaaataagatgaaaaatatttgataatGCTCTGAAGAATTACGTACgcggatgaatttttaaaaaaagcaaatgcCGCATGAAGCGAAGCGAATAGAATACTATAAACATGACATTAATATAATACAGCCAGTAGAAGTTGCAATTTAAACTAAAACCAAGCACCGCATTAGAAATTGCTTTCTTACGATGTGATATCTGTTAGTTTCTTCCGACATTGAAAAACGAACAGTTTTTTCAGATGGTAAGGACGAACTCACCGTTTCAACCCGTCCACTCAAATCTGTACTGTTTCGACTACCCGGACCATACATTTCTATTGTACTAGGTTTTCTTCCATTTTCATCGGTCAAACCTGGAAaacaattttccattaatttataaaacgatttttaatcaattcaacacttcaaaaagtaaatttcaaaccttttttCACTTTCTTAGATTTTTTCCACATGCAAACCAAAACGATGAAGATATTCAAGCAAATTAGCAATATTCCAATACCAGCCGCAACGATCAAAATTAAACCTTCGCCATCCACGGGTAATTCCACGATCAATTTACTTCCAGCAACTAGAATaaagaaatatattttaaaGCGACATACGACTATAATTATGTAAAAGAAATTACTATAGAATATCAAGTAATTTAATAAGCATCTACTTATTACCCACTACCCAACATATAGTTATCTACCtatatttaatttaaaacaaatactcggtgttgaaaaatttttatttgttcttTATTTGTTTCATTAATAAAGAAGCATTTGAAGTTCAGTGGACTTTCATACGAGGGTAAATCCTAGGCCAAGTAccatgttttgtttttatgtcTATGactgtagataggtacctacttgatactTTTATATAGGTAGCGAAAATTCAGTAACATtcatgaaaatacaaaaagagATACTAACGCATAGTTGTGCAGTTCAATTTCACGAAAGAGTAACTGCTTTCACCTTTCCTATTGAGAGCCTTAACGTCAAAAATGTACATCACGCCGGATTGCAATCCAGTAATAGTATACGTGGTAACATTGCCTACATCAGCATCGTGATATTTTGGACTATCTCCGTCTCTAGCATCGTAATATCTGATATTGAACGATGTGGGTTCACCTTAAAtggaaataaataggtaaataaatacaaatagaAAATAACAATTTACATATTGGTTCATCTTTTCCCTCAAAACTTATATCGATATTAGGTATAACAATACCAGCTgacataacaaaaaaaaacaacataaattCAACTATAGGTACTTGTACAAGTATTGCACTTACCACCGTCAAATTCCAATGCCCACGATATTGTCAAAGAATTGTGGGTTGTATTAATTAGTTTTAACTCAATAGGCGCGTATGGTTTTGATTTGACCAATAGCTCAAAAACAACTTTCGCTGAGCCcagtttattttttatcgtaCAGGTGTAAATTCCATAATCTTTAATCGTTACGTTGTTGATCGTAAGTGTGGAAGTATAGTTCAACAAATCCAACTGCAACAGTTACAATCAATACCTAATTACTCATTTGGACATTTCACACGCATTTAAtcttttcaagtaggtaatgtTCCTTGTTCAGCAGTGAAATCTAGTACTATATAGGCACACTAAAACGACCAGACTTTTATGTAATGTTATACgtacaatatcaattttaataatcCTTATAAGAAGTTGGACTTTTTTAAGTGAATAAGGTAAATAGACGACTCACTTTATTTCTATCCACCGAATATTTAGAACtacttttcaatatttctttagcgtcattattttttgaccagctGAAGTACAATTCCGGAACACCAGAAGCTTCACACGTAAGATGAGCAGTTTTACCATAATCACAGgcaattttactcgtataattGAAAGGTCGATTTTCGGTAACCGGAGagtctgaaaaaatattctagATAACTACCATGTACATTATTGTGCCTGTCGGGGTGAAATTGTACATAACTTATTTCATCATCATCGAATCTCATATAAACTGTATTAACTTTCAAATTCGGACACTGACTTTTTTCCTCCATCTCAAGAACTTctcttttcaagttgaaaaaacgaaaatagtACAATTTCACACCAACATACGACGCTTAAGTAGAAGTAGATATTATTCACAGAAAAAGTTATTTCTTTGTAATTCTTCCAACTATGTACTTACGTTCAAGGATCAGTCTCACAGAGTCGTTTATGACAGGACCTATAGTATTATTAACAACGCAGTAGTAAAATCCGGTATCTTGATGGGTaactttggtaattttcaaaatcgaagtattgttatcaaaattaatttgcattcTATCAAGTAACCCGACGACTCGCGGTCCAATCCATGAAACGTGGTGCGATTCTATAGGATTTCCATCAACTGTACACCACATTTCAACATCAGAAAAGTTACTTGCAACAACCACTCGTGAAATATTGGTGATACTCGCACCATCTGAAAACACACGAAGAACAAAAACTGAGTAATTAATCAATGGTCTACCGggccaatatttttgaaaaaatttccctagTTGACTTACATTTCACCACTAATCTGAACGAAATGAAATCGGAAGAACCTTCAGAATTAGTAGCCTGACATGTATAAAAACCACCAtcagattttttgacatttctgatGGCTAACGTGGAACCGCGATGAGAGTTCAAAGAATGTCCGTCTTTTTTCCATTCGTAAGAAATATCTGAAGGATTGCCATTCGCTTCGAAagaaacggtgaaaaattcgcCTTCAGTTTTTAAAGTAGCGCTTGTATGATTGGATTCAGAAAACTTCGGTTTATCTTCAattaaaatgacagaaaaataaaaacaaaaaaaaacaaaaaaaacatgtaaaaacaCAGTAGGCAAATGTGAGATGTGAGAAGATATTATTCCTACATTATTATGTAGTACATACagacataggtaggtacctatacttacatttGACATTCAAATCTGCATGTGAAGTTTTACTAAGACCCCAAACAGCGTTTGTAGCTTGACAAGTAATCGTGTTTCCATTCATATCGGCAGTCACGTCCAAAATCAATTCACTAAACGCTAACTGTCCACCATGTAAACCAGGTTTATTCGAATACGTAATTCCTTCCGTCAAAGGTAGACCATTTAACCACCACGTAATTTCAGCCATCGGATTACTAACTGTTGCATTACATTGTAATTTCGCTTGCGTGCCAACGTGTAATTCTTCTGGCATCACACTGACTTTTACGTCATCCGGAGGAACTGAAATAGAACGTATTACAGATGAGTAGctaaatctaaaaatgcacatGGGTTTAAACAATGAAAGTTAGAACAGTGGATCAAGGTAGTctaaaaaaataagaatcatCTTGCAAACACGTTTTcagattgaataattttatttttgccgCCAGAAGGTAGACAGGCccctttattttaaaatttatattttaaaaaaacattagcagccagaaaaatacaaaaagtttacaaattctacaaattttgtATTGGTAGAATTTTACTCAACACCATTTTCTATCCCTTCTACGAATGGAGTGATACGAGTATTCAATCCATTCCTTGGCCAATGACATGTTTTTATATcctcaattcttcaaaaataacaaCTTACAATATACGTTCAGAGTCATGGTTGCTATCAAAGGTGTTTCAATGGTGGGATTGACAGCTTCACACTTGTAAACAGCTCCATTATCGTCTTTATTGGTAATAAACGTGATATTTGCGGACGCCATTGAATTATCTGATGTTTTAGTACCTCCAGAAAActaatttaaaacataaaattcatACATAAAGTGAGTAGGTAttcgtacatacatacattttgctgactttttaccaaaattaattaataggtaagtaggtgTATAAAGAGTTCATTCAACTGGAGCCATTAACTCATTtctttcgcaaaaaattcaaattacacaGATGAAACAACCTATTCCACCATTTCATAAAGTTTAAAACTAACCAAGGTTCAGGATTAAACAGACGCCCGGCAGTTAAATGAAACGTTATATAATATGTAACTTGCATGAACATacctttttattatttttataccaaGTCAACGAAGCCAAGGGATTTCCACCAGAAGATGTGCAGGTCAAGGTAAGTTTCGAATCAGATAAAATGTATCCGTTTTTAACAAAACCACTGATTATTGGTTGTCCAGGCGGATCTGCAagggaaaaatcacattttcataGAAAACTTCATGAACATTTCTCCagtttaggcaaaaaaaaaaaaaaaaaaaatagaaaattgtgcTCGAAACTCACAATGAACTTGAATATGCTTTTCGCGTTGAGATTGTTTCGGCATTTTTGGATTGGCGCCGAGACACGAAATCTTGACTTCTTCTTTTTGCGACGGTATGGTAATTTCAAGCGTGGATATCGTAATTTTTCCTCCGTAATCACCCGGTGAATAAGTGGACACACCATTGGTGTTCTGATGACCATCGACAGTCCATGCAATTTCAGCGGGTGGATTACTTGTAGTAGTCGTACAAGTCACACTAACAACATCGCCAGTCTTTCCCTCTCCTGCTCCAGATATTGCAACGTCCGCAGGACCAActttattaggaaaaaaaaaaatcattttgttttagaaTACGAACTATAGTAAGTGCTTATTTCAGAGTGGTGCGCGATCTGAAG is from Planococcus citri chromosome 1, ihPlaCitr1.1, whole genome shotgun sequence and encodes:
- the LOC135831770 gene encoding nephrin-like isoform X2; its protein translation is MIQHLSLLCLFISGSFPIIMGDFRPQTFRVKPKDIQTKVGDEIVLPCEVDNRAGEVQWTKDGMALGYERVIPGYPTYSMIGTEGVYNLKIQNVSLRDDAAFECQVGPTLYPNKQPGLRAPVKVDVSSPPSSLEMFNFANNSKVTARAGDELKLQCLARNSKPPAKILWYKGRNELESGHTNEEKNCQKKNGTNAIECDVLSTLTIKIKSNESSLQLSCVVKHEALSSRMFSTAQFVVQYPPETPFIDGYHEGQDVQDGDQINLTCRSSGGNPPAHLRWYRNANKLEAPANTERGRISESSISIVVKPEDNNANYSCEASNPATDAPLSTSVKFSVFFGPADVAISGAGEGKTGDVVSVTCTTTTSNPPAEIAWTVDGHQNTNGVSTYSPGDYGGKITISTLEITIPSQKEEVKISCLGANPKMPKQSQREKHIQVHYPPGQPIISGFVKNGYILSDSKLTLTCTSSGGNPLASLTWYKNNKKFSGGTKTSDNSMASANITFITNKDDNGAVYKCEAVNPTIETPLIATMTLNVYFPPDDVKVSVMPEELHVGTQAKLQCNATVSNPMAEITWWLNGLPLTEGITYSNKPGLHGGQLAFSELILDVTADMNGNTITCQATNAVWGLSKTSHADLNVKYKPKFSESNHTSATLKTEGEFFTVSFEANGNPSDISYEWKKDGHSLNSHRGSTLAIRNVKKSDGGFYTCQATNSEGSSDFISFRLVVKYGASITNISRVVVASNFSDVEMWCTVDGNPIESHHVSWIGPRVVGLLDRMQINFDNNTSILKITKVTHQDTGFYYCVVNNTIGPVINDSVRLILEHSPVTENRPFNYTSKIACDYGKTAHLTCEASGVPELYFSWSKNNDAKEILKSSSKYSVDRNKLDLLNYTSTLTINNVTIKDYGIYTCTIKNKLGSAKVVFELLVKSKPYAPIELKLINTTHNSLTISWALEFDGGEPTSFNIRYYDARDGDSPKYHDADVGNVTTYTITGLQSGVMYIFDVKALNRKGESSYSFVKLNCTTMLAGSKLIVELPVDGEGLILIVAAGIGILLICLNIFIVLVCMWKKSKKVKKGLTDENGRKPSTIEMYGPGSRNSTDLSGRVETTDDQTDVPYIIEDINYPFIENGDYELQRRHSTKDLLSQKLYGNAYEGYSTIGHGHHLKPMAPQYIPYSISSMNFAQSTMPNTGKRKHLHVHHDGYYRDVSPTPTLPPPMSKSLLSEHFLNL
- the LOC135831770 gene encoding nephrin-like isoform X1 — its product is MIQHLSLLCLFISGSFPIIMGDFRPQTFRVKPKDIQTKVGDEIVLPCEVDNRAGEVQWTKDGMALGYERVIPGYPTYSMIGTEGVYNLKIQNVSLRDDAAFECQVGPTLYPNKQPGLRAPVKVDVSSPPSSLEMFNFANNSKVTARAGDELKLQCLARNSKPPAKILWYKGRNELESGHTNEEKNCQKKNGTNAIECDVLSTLTIKIKSNESSLQLSCVVKHEALSSRMFSTAQFVVQYPPETPFIDGYHEGQDVQDGDQINLTCRSSGGNPPAHLRWYRNANKLEAPANTERGRISESSISIVVKPEDNNANYSCEASNPATDAPLSTSVKFSVFFGPADVAISGAGEGKTGDVVSVTCTTTTSNPPAEIAWTVDGHQNTNGVSTYSPGDYGGKITISTLEITIPSQKEEVKISCLGANPKMPKQSQREKHIQVHYPPGQPIISGFVKNGYILSDSKLTLTCTSSGGNPLASLTWYKNNKKFSGGTKTSDNSMASANITFITNKDDNGAVYKCEAVNPTIETPLIATMTLNVYFPPDDVKVSVMPEELHVGTQAKLQCNATVSNPMAEITWWLNGLPLTEGITYSNKPGLHGGQLAFSELILDVTADMNGNTITCQATNAVWGLSKTSHADLNVKYKPKFSESNHTSATLKTEGEFFTVSFEANGNPSDISYEWKKDGHSLNSHRGSTLAIRNVKKSDGGFYTCQATNSEGSSDFISFRLVVKYGASITNISRVVVASNFSDVEMWCTVDGNPIESHHVSWIGPRVVGLLDRMQINFDNNTSILKITKVTHQDTGFYYCVVNNTIGPVINDSVRLILEHSPVTENRPFNYTSKIACDYGKTAHLTCEASGVPELYFSWSKNNDAKEILKSSSKYSVDRNKLDLLNYTSTLTINNVTIKDYGIYTCTIKNKLGSAKVVFELLVKSKPYAPIELKLINTTHNSLTISWALEFDGGEPTSFNIRYYDARDGDSPKYHDADVGNVTTYTITGLQSGVMYIFDVKALNRKGESSYSFVKLNCTTMLAGSKLIVELPVDGEGLILIVAAGIGILLICLNIFIVLVCMWKKSKKVKKGLTDENGRKPSTIEMYGPGSRNSTDLSGRVETVSSSLPSEKTVRFSMSEETNRYHITDDQTDVPYIIEDINYPFIENGDYELQRRHSTKDLLSQKLYGNAYEGYSTIGHGHHLKPMAPQYIPYSISSMNFAQSTMPNTGKRKHLHVHHDGYYRDVSPTPTLPPPMSKSLLSEHFLNL
- the LOC135831770 gene encoding nephrin-like isoform X3, with translation MALGYERVIPGYPTYSMIGTEGVYNLKIQNVSLRDDAAFECQVGPTLYPNKQPGLRAPVKVDVSSPPSSLEMFNFANNSKVTARAGDELKLQCLARNSKPPAKILWYKGRNELESGHTNEEKNCQKKNGTNAIECDVLSTLTIKIKSNESSLQLSCVVKHEALSSRMFSTAQFVVQYPPETPFIDGYHEGQDVQDGDQINLTCRSSGGNPPAHLRWYRNANKLEAPANTERGRISESSISIVVKPEDNNANYSCEASNPATDAPLSTSVKFSVFFGPADVAISGAGEGKTGDVVSVTCTTTTSNPPAEIAWTVDGHQNTNGVSTYSPGDYGGKITISTLEITIPSQKEEVKISCLGANPKMPKQSQREKHIQVHYPPGQPIISGFVKNGYILSDSKLTLTCTSSGGNPLASLTWYKNNKKFSGGTKTSDNSMASANITFITNKDDNGAVYKCEAVNPTIETPLIATMTLNVYFPPDDVKVSVMPEELHVGTQAKLQCNATVSNPMAEITWWLNGLPLTEGITYSNKPGLHGGQLAFSELILDVTADMNGNTITCQATNAVWGLSKTSHADLNVKYKPKFSESNHTSATLKTEGEFFTVSFEANGNPSDISYEWKKDGHSLNSHRGSTLAIRNVKKSDGGFYTCQATNSEGSSDFISFRLVVKYGASITNISRVVVASNFSDVEMWCTVDGNPIESHHVSWIGPRVVGLLDRMQINFDNNTSILKITKVTHQDTGFYYCVVNNTIGPVINDSVRLILEHSPVTENRPFNYTSKIACDYGKTAHLTCEASGVPELYFSWSKNNDAKEILKSSSKYSVDRNKLDLLNYTSTLTINNVTIKDYGIYTCTIKNKLGSAKVVFELLVKSKPYAPIELKLINTTHNSLTISWALEFDGGEPTSFNIRYYDARDGDSPKYHDADVGNVTTYTITGLQSGVMYIFDVKALNRKGESSYSFVKLNCTTMLAGSKLIVELPVDGEGLILIVAAGIGILLICLNIFIVLVCMWKKSKKVKKGLTDENGRKPSTIEMYGPGSRNSTDLSGRVETVSSSLPSEKTVRFSMSEETNRYHITDDQTDVPYIIEDINYPFIENGDYELQRRHSTKDLLSQKLYGNAYEGYSTIGHGHHLKPMAPQYIPYSISSMNFAQSTMPNTGKRKHLHVHHDGYYRDVSPTPTLPPPMSKSLLSEHFLNL